In a single window of the Mucilaginibacter defluvii genome:
- a CDS encoding helix-turn-helix domain-containing protein, with the protein MKTIERRSSCPINYSVEIFGDKWVLLLLRDLMFNGKNSFLEFRASDEKISSAVLTEKLNLLLNEGVISKITSPKNASKFIYLLTDKGIEMVPLMVEILSWGSRYNPDGGPKSLLYSIKRNKTKAITEIQDKLRSQRDSLTENQTTTV; encoded by the coding sequence ATGAAAACAATCGAAAGAAGATCGTCGTGTCCAATCAACTACTCGGTAGAAATCTTCGGTGATAAATGGGTGCTTTTGCTTCTGAGGGATCTTATGTTCAACGGAAAAAATTCCTTCCTGGAGTTTCGCGCATCAGATGAGAAAATATCCTCAGCCGTACTTACAGAAAAGTTGAATTTACTTCTGAATGAGGGAGTTATCTCTAAAATCACCTCCCCCAAAAATGCCTCGAAGTTTATATACTTGTTAACTGATAAGGGTATCGAGATGGTACCGCTGATGGTAGAAATTCTTAGCTGGGGGTCGAGATACAACCCAGACGGAGGGCCTAAATCATTGCTTTATAGTATTAAAAGAAATAAAACAAAAGCAATTACCGAGATACAAGATAAATTGAGGAGCCAGCGGGATTCCCTTACAGAAAACCAAACCACTACTGTTTAA
- a CDS encoding SDR family oxidoreductase — protein MDFTNKNVVITGGTTGIGLATAKAFIAAGANVWITGRKAENLQKAAAQINSPKLFSVVSDTSKTEGISVLEKAVAGGGQKLDVLFLNAGIGMFEPMEQVTEENFDAQFNTNVKGHFFTLQKLLPYLADGAAVLFTSSTAATAANAGSLVYSATKGALNKIAQIAANELAGRKIRVNIVSPGPIATPGLDTVVPADAQVYLAGATALQRLGDPDEVAKTVLFLASDAASFITGTEIVVDGGYLNYALK, from the coding sequence ATGGATTTTACTAATAAAAACGTGGTTATAACCGGTGGCACTACAGGCATAGGCCTGGCAACAGCAAAAGCATTTATAGCAGCAGGGGCAAATGTTTGGATAACCGGAAGAAAAGCGGAGAATCTGCAAAAAGCGGCAGCGCAAATAAACAGCCCGAAATTATTTTCTGTGGTTTCAGACACTTCAAAAACTGAAGGTATTTCAGTTCTTGAAAAGGCAGTTGCTGGCGGTGGACAGAAATTGGATGTTCTATTCCTTAACGCCGGGATAGGGATGTTTGAGCCAATGGAACAGGTAACCGAAGAAAATTTTGATGCGCAATTTAACACCAACGTTAAGGGGCATTTCTTTACATTACAAAAATTACTTCCTTACCTGGCAGATGGGGCGGCGGTGCTATTCACATCCTCAACGGCGGCTACTGCTGCAAATGCAGGATCTCTTGTTTATTCTGCAACAAAAGGCGCATTAAATAAGATCGCGCAAATTGCCGCGAATGAACTGGCCGGTAGAAAGATCCGCGTAAATATTGTTAGTCCGGGACCAATAGCTACGCCCGGCCTGGATACGGTAGTACCTGCTGATGCACAAGTGTATTTAGCCGGAGCCACAGCGCTTCAACGGTTAGGTGATCCTGATGAAGTGGCTAAAACGGTATTATTCCTCGCTTCTGATGCCGCGAGCTTTATAACCGGAACGGAGATTGTTGTGGATGGCGGCTACCTTAATTACGCGCTGAAATAA
- a CDS encoding class I SAM-dependent methyltransferase, producing MAEFWEKSFQSNQEMWGWEPADSVAETVELFKGHGLTKILIPGFGYGRNAKMFHDNGFTVTGIEISETAIDLAKRQFGESLKIHHGSVSSMPFDNKLYDGIFCYSLIHLLGPAERSKLIADCYNQLETNGYMVFVSISKNDFRYLEGEKVSEDTVKKSYGVTLYFYGPESIQSDFGKYGLVEAREVTESKENQGNKPIQRFWYIVCKK from the coding sequence ATGGCAGAATTTTGGGAGAAAAGTTTTCAGAGCAATCAGGAAATGTGGGGATGGGAACCCGCCGATTCGGTAGCTGAAACTGTGGAATTATTCAAGGGACATGGCTTAACTAAAATCCTGATACCGGGATTCGGTTACGGTAGAAATGCTAAGATGTTTCATGACAATGGATTTACGGTTACAGGAATAGAAATTTCTGAAACGGCAATTGATTTAGCAAAAAGACAGTTTGGCGAAAGCCTTAAAATCCATCATGGCTCTGTCAGCTCAATGCCTTTTGACAACAAATTGTATGATGGAATATTCTGTTATTCTTTAATTCATCTATTAGGGCCGGCAGAGCGCTCAAAGTTGATAGCTGATTGCTATAATCAACTTGAAACCAATGGATATATGGTCTTCGTTTCTATTTCAAAAAACGATTTCAGATATCTCGAAGGTGAAAAAGTAAGCGAAGACACTGTTAAAAAGAGTTATGGTGTCACTTTGTATTTCTACGGTCCGGAATCGATCCAATCTGATTTCGGCAAGTATGGTTTGGTGGAAGCCAGAGAGGTTACCGAGTCTAAAGAAAATCAGGGAAATAAACCTATACAGCGGTTTTGGTATATTGTCTGTAAAAAGTGA